A window of the Haloarcula litorea genome harbors these coding sequences:
- the pstC gene encoding phosphate ABC transporter permease subunit PstC yields MIDDVRADAREMLLGGDASDGSVLAVGASLATLVAAILTFLFRPVIAVPVLGAFVIVTAVGLVTYQAEVARLLTLVATVLTVLTVTFITIFLFASALPAFLEHGLGLLLIPVQEGQVRWFFWLDAVLPAGETYWNPSGGAYSLVPAIWATVMVTLISAAIAGPLGLFGALFIAEVASDGMREIIKPGVEVLAGIPSIVYGFIGFQVLNSFVQRSFLDDGASFLIAGIVVGVMALPTVVSVGEDALSSVPDSMGDGSVAMGATKWQTMKSISIPAAFSGISAGVILGLGRAIGETMAVAAIMAAGVGLADPLYDFFDASATLTSLIAVNYGSASASTIDVLFVAGVMLFVIVAGMSVVSQYIERRMQEKLKGQA; encoded by the coding sequence ATGATCGACGACGTCAGGGCTGACGCGCGCGAGATGCTACTCGGTGGGGACGCGTCCGACGGCTCCGTACTCGCCGTCGGAGCCTCGCTGGCGACGCTGGTGGCGGCGATCCTCACGTTCCTGTTCCGGCCGGTCATCGCCGTGCCGGTCCTTGGGGCGTTCGTCATCGTGACCGCCGTCGGCCTGGTGACCTACCAGGCCGAGGTGGCACGGCTCCTCACGCTTGTCGCGACCGTGTTGACTGTGTTGACGGTAACGTTCATCACGATCTTCCTGTTCGCGAGCGCACTGCCGGCGTTTCTCGAACACGGGCTCGGGCTCCTGCTCATCCCGGTCCAGGAGGGACAGGTCCGCTGGTTCTTCTGGTTGGACGCGGTCCTGCCGGCGGGCGAGACCTACTGGAACCCCTCGGGCGGAGCCTACTCGCTGGTGCCGGCCATCTGGGCGACGGTGATGGTGACGCTGATCTCGGCGGCCATCGCCGGTCCGCTGGGCCTGTTCGGCGCGCTGTTCATCGCCGAGGTCGCCAGCGACGGGATGCGCGAGATCATCAAGCCGGGCGTCGAGGTGCTGGCGGGCATCCCCTCGATCGTCTACGGGTTCATCGGCTTCCAGGTGCTCAACAGCTTCGTCCAACGGTCGTTCCTCGACGACGGGGCGAGCTTCCTCATCGCCGGCATCGTCGTCGGCGTGATGGCGCTGCCGACCGTCGTCTCCGTCGGCGAGGACGCCCTCTCGAGCGTCCCCGACTCGATGGGCGACGGCTCCGTCGCGATGGGCGCGACGAAGTGGCAGACGATGAAGAGCATCTCGATCCCCGCGGCCTTCTCGGGGATCTCCGCGGGCGTCATCCTCGGGCTCGGGCGGGCCATCGGCGAGACGATGGCCGTCGCCGCCATCATGGCGGCCGGGGTCGGTCTCGCCGACCCGCTGTACGACTTCTTCGACGCCAGCGCCACGCTGACGAGTCTCATCGCCGTCAACTACGGCAGCGCCTCGGCCAGCACCATCGACGTGCTGTTCGTGGCCGGCGTGATGCTGTTCGTCATCGTCGCCGGGATGAGCGTCGTCTCGCAGTACATCGAACGCCGGATGCAGGAGAAGCTGAAGGGGCAAGCATGA
- a CDS encoding PstS family phosphate ABC transporter substrate-binding protein — protein MTQDDQRLSDRVSRRKFIATSGAASAAAIAGCSSGDGGSGGGGSSDGSSDGSSDGESMEETENTDSGSQSGSVGPLEAGGSSTVYPIANRAASYWNANRPASDGEYWPHGEYGIETEKNLADYWAGLYGFEADGDSEPPFTASVALSHSGTGVEKVMEEQIDLGNSSGNVEDELPDRDSYEDFVDHVVGVDGQPIVVSSEIAEAGLEGIDGQTLKDLYKGRISNWQEVDSDLPDKDIQVLGRVKGSGTRTSFVSNVFGNPEEDTSVDNRFGQNQRLAQAIAQADNAISYLALTFLGTQGVTPISLTWEGTTYTYQDDQNGLDSADYPLSRDLHMYSWQGTSKKEAAFLNMILHDFGQATFVAPNDYFTLSKRRQEEQTAKLPDQTPV, from the coding sequence ATGACACAGGACGACCAGCGGCTGTCCGACCGCGTCTCGCGTCGCAAATTCATCGCGACTTCCGGTGCTGCCAGCGCGGCAGCCATCGCCGGCTGTTCCAGCGGTGACGGCGGGAGTGGGGGCGGCGGTTCCTCGGACGGCTCCTCCGACGGGTCCTCGGACGGCGAATCGATGGAGGAGACCGAGAACACCGACAGCGGGAGTCAGTCCGGGAGCGTCGGGCCGCTGGAGGCCGGCGGCTCCTCGACGGTCTACCCCATCGCCAATCGCGCTGCGTCCTACTGGAACGCCAACCGCCCGGCCAGCGACGGCGAGTACTGGCCCCACGGCGAGTACGGCATCGAGACGGAGAAGAACCTCGCCGACTACTGGGCCGGGTTGTACGGCTTCGAGGCCGACGGCGACAGCGAGCCGCCGTTCACCGCCTCGGTCGCCCTCTCGCACTCCGGGACCGGCGTCGAGAAGGTCATGGAGGAGCAGATCGACCTCGGCAACTCCTCGGGGAACGTCGAGGACGAACTCCCCGACCGCGACTCCTACGAGGACTTCGTCGACCACGTCGTCGGCGTCGACGGCCAGCCGATCGTCGTCTCCTCGGAGATCGCCGAGGCGGGCCTGGAGGGCATCGACGGGCAGACGCTGAAGGACCTCTACAAGGGCCGCATCAGCAACTGGCAGGAGGTCGACAGCGACCTCCCGGACAAGGACATCCAGGTCCTGGGCCGCGTCAAGGGCTCGGGGACCCGCACCTCCTTCGTCTCCAACGTCTTCGGCAACCCCGAGGAGGACACCTCGGTCGACAACCGCTTCGGACAGAACCAGCGACTCGCACAGGCCATCGCGCAGGCCGACAACGCGATCAGCTACCTCGCGCTGACGTTCCTCGGCACCCAGGGCGTCACGCCGATCTCGCTGACCTGGGAGGGGACGACCTACACCTACCAGGACGACCAGAACGGGCTGGACTCCGCCGACTACCCGCTGTCGCGTGACCTGCACATGTACTCCTGGCAGGGCACCTCGAAGAAGGAGGCCGCCTTCCTGAACATGATCCTGCACGACTTCGGGCAGGCCACCTTCGTCGCGCCCAACGACTACTTCACGCTGAGCAAGCGCCGGCAGGAAGAGCAGACCGCCAAGCTCCCCGACCAGACCCCGGTCTGA
- a CDS encoding nitric-oxide reductase large subunit encodes MQVTRQTLARLLVVAFVVNLVVMGAGAALAYEKAPPIPERIEGPNGETVATSEDIRTGKTTFQKAGLMNHGSILGNGAYYGVDYTADALDLKVQYMRQYHAQQDYGTDYDALSEERQAAIATRVEGRLDRRADGDVVRYSAAEVYAHEQVREEYVERYHEGSHERGVPEGMIESESAARNFADFAMWTAWFSHADRPAGDHSYTNEWPYAPGAGNDATAAAMTWSVVAMVLLVAGAGAAVWLYRSVDLPEPEVEGIDVPDPDDVALFPGQRAATRFIPVAAGLFLAQVLLGGLLAHFYIERAAFFGLGELLGVNVLQWLPFAIAKTWHIDLGILWIATLWLGAGLFLPPLLTGREPDRQGTFVNGLLGALVVVAVGGLAGIWLGAQGFFDGQLWWILGNEGLEYLEVGRLWQVGLLVGFLVWAGLAYRGFKPLLADEPRYGLSHLILYAGGSIALLFCAGMLYTPRTNIAVTEFWRWWVVHMWVEGAFEFFIVAIVSITLVSMNLLKRESASKAVMFEALFVMGTGVIGVSHHYWWIGMPDLWVPIGSAFSTLELIPLVFILYEAINEYRAMMAGGESFPYTIPFMFIVASGIWNFVGAGVLGFFINLPLVNYYEHGTYLTVGHAHAAMFGAFGFLALGMATYMLRISVSPSDWDGTWLRYAFWCWNLGLALMVLVSVVPVGFLQLEVAFTQGYDAARSVAFYERPLVELLFWARMPGDTLIIVGTAIFTADVIRKRFALRSVLADEDTPVSDPVVSDD; translated from the coding sequence ATGCAGGTGACCAGACAGACGCTCGCGCGACTCCTCGTGGTCGCGTTCGTCGTCAACCTCGTCGTGATGGGAGCCGGCGCGGCGCTGGCCTACGAGAAGGCCCCGCCGATCCCCGAGCGCATCGAGGGGCCGAACGGCGAGACGGTCGCGACGAGCGAGGACATCCGGACCGGGAAGACGACCTTCCAGAAGGCGGGCCTGATGAACCACGGCTCGATCCTGGGCAACGGCGCGTACTACGGCGTCGACTACACCGCCGACGCGCTGGACCTGAAGGTCCAGTACATGCGTCAGTACCACGCCCAGCAGGACTACGGCACGGACTACGACGCCCTCTCCGAGGAGCGGCAGGCCGCCATCGCCACCCGCGTCGAGGGGCGGCTCGACCGCCGGGCGGACGGCGACGTGGTCCGGTACTCCGCCGCGGAGGTGTACGCCCACGAGCAGGTCCGCGAGGAGTACGTCGAGCGCTACCACGAGGGGAGCCACGAGCGCGGGGTCCCCGAGGGGATGATCGAGAGCGAGTCCGCCGCCCGGAACTTCGCGGACTTCGCGATGTGGACGGCGTGGTTCAGCCACGCCGACCGGCCGGCGGGCGACCACTCCTACACGAACGAGTGGCCCTACGCGCCCGGCGCGGGCAACGACGCCACCGCCGCCGCGATGACCTGGAGCGTCGTCGCGATGGTGTTGCTGGTCGCGGGCGCGGGAGCCGCCGTCTGGCTCTACCGCAGCGTCGACCTCCCCGAACCCGAGGTCGAGGGCATCGACGTGCCCGACCCCGACGACGTGGCGCTGTTCCCCGGCCAGCGGGCCGCGACGCGGTTCATCCCCGTCGCCGCCGGCCTGTTCCTCGCGCAGGTGTTGCTGGGGGGCCTGCTCGCGCACTTCTACATCGAGCGGGCCGCCTTCTTCGGCCTGGGCGAACTGCTTGGGGTGAACGTCCTCCAGTGGCTCCCCTTCGCCATCGCCAAGACCTGGCACATCGACCTCGGCATCCTCTGGATCGCCACGCTGTGGCTCGGGGCGGGTCTGTTCCTCCCGCCGCTGCTGACCGGCCGCGAGCCCGACCGGCAGGGGACGTTCGTCAACGGCCTGCTGGGCGCGCTGGTCGTCGTCGCCGTCGGCGGCCTCGCGGGCATCTGGCTCGGCGCGCAGGGCTTCTTCGACGGCCAGCTCTGGTGGATCCTCGGCAACGAGGGCCTGGAGTACCTCGAGGTCGGCCGGCTCTGGCAGGTCGGCCTGCTGGTCGGCTTCCTCGTCTGGGCCGGCCTCGCCTACCGCGGGTTCAAGCCGCTGCTGGCCGACGAGCCCAGGTACGGCCTCTCGCACCTCATCCTCTACGCGGGCGGCTCCATCGCCCTGCTGTTCTGTGCGGGGATGCTCTACACCCCACGGACCAACATCGCCGTCACGGAGTTCTGGCGCTGGTGGGTCGTCCACATGTGGGTCGAGGGGGCCTTCGAGTTCTTCATCGTCGCCATCGTCTCCATCACGCTGGTGTCGATGAACCTCCTGAAACGCGAGAGCGCCTCCAAAGCCGTGATGTTCGAGGCGCTGTTCGTGATGGGGACCGGCGTCATCGGCGTCTCCCACCACTACTGGTGGATCGGGATGCCCGACCTCTGGGTGCCGATCGGCAGCGCCTTCTCGACGCTGGAGCTCATCCCGCTGGTGTTCATCCTCTACGAGGCCATCAACGAGTACCGCGCGATGATGGCCGGCGGGGAGAGCTTCCCGTACACGATCCCCTTCATGTTCATCGTCGCCTCCGGCATCTGGAACTTCGTCGGGGCCGGCGTGCTGGGGTTCTTCATCAACCTCCCGCTGGTGAACTACTACGAGCACGGTACCTACCTCACGGTCGGCCACGCCCACGCGGCGATGTTCGGGGCCTTCGGCTTCCTCGCGCTGGGGATGGCGACCTACATGCTGCGCATCAGCGTCTCCCCCAGCGACTGGGACGGGACCTGGCTCCGCTACGCGTTCTGGTGCTGGAACCTCGGGCTGGCGCTGATGGTGCTCGTCTCCGTCGTCCCCGTCGGCTTCCTCCAGCTGGAGGTGGCGTTCACGCAGGGGTACGACGCCGCCCGGAGCGTGGCCTTCTACGAACGGCCGCTCGTGGAACTGCTGTTCTGGGCGCGGATGCCCGGTGACACCCTCATCATCGTCGGGACGGCCATCTTCACCGCCGACGTGATCCGCAAGCGGTTCGCCCTGCGGTCGGTGTTGGCTGACGAAGATACGCCGGTGTCCGATCCCGTGGTGTCCGACGATTAG
- a CDS encoding SRPBCC family protein: MASVTVSRTFDADPGTVRAAMSDTAAFMRGAGFDGVEYDGDRLHIENRVGMFDIELELDVLDTDAALAYEQVEGVFESMRTEYRVEGEADGTTVTATTDYESTRLAVVGSLLDESVVQRQRRKELAAQFDWLAERVE; this comes from the coding sequence ATGGCATCAGTCACGGTCTCCCGGACCTTCGACGCCGACCCGGGTACCGTCCGTGCCGCGATGAGCGACACGGCGGCGTTTATGCGCGGCGCGGGGTTCGACGGCGTCGAGTACGACGGCGACCGCCTGCACATCGAGAACCGGGTCGGGATGTTCGACATCGAACTGGAGCTGGACGTCCTCGACACGGACGCCGCCCTCGCCTACGAGCAGGTCGAGGGGGTCTTCGAGTCGATGCGGACGGAGTACCGCGTCGAGGGCGAGGCCGACGGGACGACGGTGACCGCCACCACCGACTACGAGTCGACCCGGCTCGCCGTCGTCGGCAGCCTGCTCGACGAGAGCGTCGTCCAGCGACAGCGCCGGAAAGAGCTGGCGGCACAGTTCGACTGGCTGGCCGAGCGGGTGGAGTGA
- a CDS encoding CGCGG family rSAM-modified RiPP protein, which translates to MTASHDDVAPVTDRVHENSWSANLETEAHAEDRSLVVEQAADAVAKTAAGHHVNLVTHAAHGHPEEYLYAELDERFDGIDYEYVSQCGCGGHVTKVHV; encoded by the coding sequence ATGACCGCGAGCCACGACGACGTCGCCCCCGTGACCGACCGCGTCCACGAGAACTCCTGGTCGGCGAACTTAGAGACCGAGGCCCACGCCGAGGACCGCAGCCTGGTGGTCGAGCAGGCCGCCGACGCCGTCGCGAAGACGGCCGCCGGCCACCACGTCAACCTCGTCACCCACGCGGCCCACGGCCACCCCGAGGAGTACCTCTACGCGGAACTGGACGAGCGCTTCGACGGCATCGACTACGAGTACGTCAGCCAGTGTGGCTGTGGGGGCCACGTCACGAAGGTGCACGTCTGA
- a CDS encoding radical SAM protein produces MFDDLDLDERPLVFIWELTQACELACKHCRADAQPQRHPDELTTAEGKALLDDVRGFGERQLVVLSGGDPLAREDVVELVDYGTDRGLQMTLTPSGTSSLTPAALADLDDAGLRRLALSIDGGDEAAHDAFRGEDGSFAATIEAAEAAREQGIPLQVNTTVCAETVGQLPAIRDLVADLGAVLWSVFFLVPVGRGKVLTPISPDRAESVMEWLHDVADEARFGVKTTEAPHYRRVAAQRADGDRDGLRRRRGVRAGKGFAFVSHTGEMYPSGFLPESAGNVREDSVVDVYRDSELFRALRDDDALKGDCGACEFRAVCGGSRSRAYAHTGDPLAEDPLCAYEPDQPTEPAPADD; encoded by the coding sequence ATGTTCGACGACCTCGACCTCGACGAGCGACCGCTGGTGTTCATCTGGGAGCTGACCCAGGCCTGCGAGCTGGCCTGCAAACACTGCCGGGCCGACGCCCAGCCCCAGCGTCACCCCGACGAGCTCACCACGGCCGAGGGGAAGGCGCTGCTCGACGACGTCCGGGGGTTCGGCGAGCGCCAGCTGGTCGTCCTCTCGGGCGGGGACCCGCTGGCCCGCGAGGACGTGGTCGAGCTGGTCGACTACGGCACCGACCGGGGGCTCCAGATGACGCTGACCCCGAGCGGGACCTCGTCGCTGACCCCCGCGGCGCTGGCCGACCTCGACGACGCGGGCCTGCGCCGGCTCGCGCTGTCTATCGACGGCGGCGACGAGGCGGCCCACGACGCCTTCCGCGGCGAGGACGGGAGCTTCGCCGCGACGATCGAGGCCGCCGAGGCCGCCCGCGAGCAGGGCATCCCGCTGCAGGTCAACACCACCGTCTGCGCCGAGACGGTCGGCCAGCTCCCGGCGATCCGGGACCTCGTCGCCGACCTCGGCGCGGTGCTGTGGTCCGTGTTCTTCCTCGTCCCCGTCGGCCGCGGGAAGGTGCTGACTCCGATCAGCCCGGACCGCGCCGAGTCGGTGATGGAGTGGCTCCACGACGTGGCCGACGAGGCCCGCTTCGGCGTCAAGACGACCGAGGCACCCCACTACCGCCGGGTCGCCGCCCAGCGGGCCGACGGCGACCGCGACGGCCTCCGCCGCCGGAGGGGCGTGCGTGCGGGCAAGGGCTTCGCCTTCGTCAGCCACACCGGCGAGATGTACCCCTCCGGGTTCCTGCCCGAGTCCGCCGGGAACGTCCGCGAGGATTCGGTCGTCGACGTCTACCGCGACTCGGAGCTGTTCCGGGCGCTGCGTGACGACGACGCCCTGAAGGGTGACTGCGGGGCCTGCGAGTTCCGCGCCGTCTGTGGCGGGAGCAGATCCCGTGCGTACGCGCACACGGGCGACCCGTTGGCGGAGGACCCGCTGTGTGCCTACGAACCCGACCAGCCGACCGAGCCAGCGCCCGCAGACGACTGA
- a CDS encoding Htur_1727 family rSAM-partnered candidate RiPP, with the protein MVEKARRSAVGDHPRGGDAREWEVFVREAQSEPMRHVGSVSAPTVEVAHEQATRLFAWFADDVWLCPAAEVSRFSTHDLDDDAEPAPHPEGEEARTHEL; encoded by the coding sequence ATGGTCGAGAAAGCACGCCGGTCGGCCGTCGGCGATCACCCGCGGGGCGGCGACGCCCGCGAGTGGGAGGTGTTCGTCCGCGAGGCACAGTCCGAGCCGATGCGCCACGTCGGGAGCGTCAGCGCGCCCACCGTCGAGGTGGCCCACGAGCAGGCGACGCGGCTGTTCGCGTGGTTCGCCGACGACGTGTGGCTCTGTCCGGCCGCGGAGGTCTCGCGGTTCTCCACCCACGACCTGGACGACGACGCCGAGCCGGCCCCCCACCCCGAGGGGGAGGAGGCGCGCACCCACGAGCTATGA